GAAAAACGGTTCCGTCAGCGCGGATGGCCTTTACGCAGGCCAAAAGAGAAAAGCTCTCGGCAACCATCGCGCGTCCAGGCTCACAAACCAGCGCAGGAGGTAGCTCAAAAGCCTGTCTGACTGCCAAATCAATCTCTTGAAACACACCCTCAAGATCGGGGGCCATTCCGCTGCGATGCGAGGCAAAACCACCTCCAACATTCAACCGCTCGGGTGTAACGCCAGCTTGCTGGGCGATTGACGAGGCAGCCCGAATATACTGCACCCAAGCGTCGGGACTGTCGCACTGTGTTCCGGGATGAAAGGTCAATGCGGGGCGATAGCCCGCCGCAGCCACTGCTTGCAATATTACAACAGCCTCAGCAGGGGTTGCACCAAACTTGGCACCAAAATCATAATGTGCGCCTTTAACAGGCAGCTTAAAGCGCACGGCAACTTCCTCAGCGGCGTGTTGAGGTGTGCCAAGCTTGACCAACTCTGCAAGATCATCAACCGACCAAGACCGAACGCGGGCAGCTTTGCCCACCGCAATTTCGGCGCGTGAGCGCACAGGGTTGTTGTAATGCAAATCTGCTGTTGCAAAGGCCGCCCGCACCTGAGCGATCTCTTCGGGGCTGGCCACATCAAATCCGCTCAATCCAGCGGCGACAAGGTTCTCCAAAACTTCGGGTGCGGGGTTGGCCTTCACGGCAAAGGTGACCTGGCCCCGAAAACCACGGCAAAACCTATCAGCTTGCTCGCGCAAAACCCTTGGCGCAAAATACATGACAGGCGCTTCAGGCCGCTTTAGCCCAATGTGCTCTTCTGGAGTCTCAAATACGCCACGGTCAAACATCGCTCTGCCTCGCTTTTCTTTTAAGTTTTGCGCGAAAATTGATCGTTTTCATGCGGCAATTCTGATATATTGCCAAATAATATTGTCAAAGTGACGTAAATTTATGAAAAGTGACGAAGTTGACGCAAAGCTTGTAGCTCTGCTTGCAGAAAATGCTCGCACGCCTGTGGCCACCTTGGCACGCCGGCTCGGACTTGCACGCACGA
This genomic window from Lentibacter algarum contains:
- a CDS encoding type III PLP-dependent enzyme; protein product: MFDRGVFETPEEHIGLKRPEAPVMYFAPRVLREQADRFCRGFRGQVTFAVKANPAPEVLENLVAAGLSGFDVASPEEIAQVRAAFATADLHYNNPVRSRAEIAVGKAARVRSWSVDDLAELVKLGTPQHAAEEVAVRFKLPVKGAHYDFGAKFGATPAEAVVILQAVAAAGYRPALTFHPGTQCDSPDAWVQYIRAASSIAQQAGVTPERLNVGGGFASHRSGMAPDLEGVFQEIDLAVRQAFELPPALVCEPGRAMVAESFSLLACVKAIRADGTVFLNDGIYGGFAEWRDISATDRVSCLTARGALKEGGERPQTVFGPTCDSLDCLPKPVSLPEGLEEGDYLLFAGMGAYSLAIATRFNGYGVRDVITVKRL